A window of Raineyella sp. W15-4 contains these coding sequences:
- a CDS encoding phosphoadenylyl-sulfate reductase — translation MRAIAEEAGRRFADATAEEVLSWAAEEFGDALAVACSMAGDTVLPHLVSSLHPGVDVLFLETGYHFAETLGTRAEIATVLPVNVIDVLPRQTVAEQDAEYGKDLFARDPGRCCALRKVEPLGRELAGYEAWVTGLRREDNALRRNAQLVEWDHTHRMVKLNPLAAWTFDDVIDYAGRHGVPINPLLIDGYPSIGCEPCTRRVEPGEDPRAGRWAGLAKTECGIHL, via the coding sequence CTGCGGGCCATCGCCGAGGAGGCCGGCCGGCGATTCGCCGACGCCACCGCGGAGGAGGTGCTCTCCTGGGCCGCCGAGGAGTTCGGGGACGCCCTGGCCGTCGCCTGCTCGATGGCCGGTGACACCGTGCTGCCGCACCTGGTGTCCAGCCTGCACCCGGGCGTCGACGTGCTGTTCCTGGAGACCGGCTACCACTTCGCCGAGACCCTGGGCACCCGCGCTGAGATCGCCACCGTCCTGCCGGTCAATGTCATCGATGTGCTGCCCCGGCAGACCGTCGCCGAGCAGGACGCCGAGTACGGCAAGGACCTGTTCGCCCGTGACCCCGGCCGGTGCTGTGCGCTGCGCAAGGTCGAGCCGCTCGGCCGCGAGCTGGCCGGCTACGAGGCCTGGGTCACCGGGCTGCGTCGCGAGGACAACGCCCTGCGCCGCAACGCCCAACTGGTCGAATGGGACCACACCCACCGGATGGTGAAGCTGAACCCGCTCGCCGCCTGGACCTTCGACGACGTGATCGACTACGCGGGCCGCCACGGCGTCCCGATCAACCCGCTGCTGATCGACGGCTACCCGTCGATCGGCTGCGAACCCTGTACCCGCCGGGTGGAACCCGGTGAAGATCCACGGGCCGGCCGCTGGGCCGGCCTCGCCAAGACTGAATGCGGGATCCACCTGTGA
- a CDS encoding nitrite/sulfite reductase — protein MSYDRTTTTTSPGPAPVGERVRGPKKDRSNGQWAVDGRTPLNPNEVFKAADDGLNVRARILETYATEGFDSIPADDLYGRMRWWGLYTQRDQTLDATRTGKLTDAELSSRYFMQRIRVDGRILSTDQVRTIASISQDLARDSLDITDRQNIQFHWIRIEDVPEIWRRLDEVGLDTITACGDTPRAFLGSPVAGIAADEIIDPTPLIEELRDKYINTGAFTNLPRKFKTAITGHPSLDVVHEINDISFVGVRHPELGAGYDLWVGGGLSTAPRFAERLGVFVRPEEAAEVWAGVISIFRDYGYRRLRNKARLKFLVADWGAEKFRRVLEEEYLHRALPDGPAPIPDGTSGDHVGIHDQKDGRKYVGFAPTVGRIGGTRLARIAKLAEAAGSRRISFTPHQKLLVLDVDPDKVEELVTAMEAVGLTARPSPFRRSTMACTGIEYCKLAFVETKGLAARVIDDLEQRFAGVDIDTPISLHLNGCPNSCARIQTADIGLKGQLLGGSEFGFQVHLGGGLASGDREEAGLGRTVRGLKVGAEDVPGYVERVVRRFLDQRLAGESFSAWVARSDDKEFL, from the coding sequence GTGTCCTACGACCGTACGACCACCACGACCAGCCCCGGTCCCGCACCCGTGGGGGAGCGCGTCCGCGGCCCCAAGAAGGATCGGTCCAACGGTCAGTGGGCCGTCGACGGCCGTACGCCGCTCAACCCCAACGAGGTGTTCAAGGCCGCGGACGACGGCCTCAACGTCCGGGCCCGGATCCTGGAGACGTACGCCACCGAGGGCTTCGACTCCATCCCCGCCGACGACCTCTACGGGCGGATGCGCTGGTGGGGCCTCTACACCCAGCGCGACCAGACCCTCGACGCCACCCGCACCGGCAAACTCACCGATGCCGAGCTGTCGTCCCGCTACTTCATGCAGCGGATCCGGGTCGACGGCCGGATCCTCAGCACCGACCAGGTGCGGACCATCGCGTCGATCTCGCAGGACCTCGCCCGAGACAGCCTGGACATCACCGACCGGCAGAACATCCAGTTCCACTGGATCCGGATCGAGGACGTGCCGGAGATCTGGCGCCGGCTCGACGAGGTCGGCCTGGACACCATCACCGCCTGCGGCGACACCCCGCGGGCCTTCCTCGGCAGCCCGGTCGCCGGCATCGCGGCCGACGAGATCATCGATCCCACCCCGCTGATCGAGGAGCTCCGCGACAAATACATCAACACCGGGGCGTTCACCAACCTCCCCCGCAAGTTCAAGACCGCCATCACCGGCCACCCCAGCCTCGACGTCGTCCACGAGATCAACGACATCTCCTTCGTCGGCGTACGCCACCCGGAGCTCGGCGCCGGCTACGACCTGTGGGTCGGCGGCGGGCTGTCCACGGCGCCACGGTTCGCCGAGCGCCTCGGGGTGTTCGTCCGCCCCGAAGAGGCGGCCGAGGTGTGGGCCGGCGTGATCTCGATCTTCCGCGACTACGGCTACCGCCGGCTGCGCAACAAGGCCCGGCTGAAGTTCCTGGTCGCCGACTGGGGTGCGGAGAAGTTCCGCCGGGTCCTGGAGGAGGAGTACCTGCACCGCGCCCTGCCGGACGGCCCCGCCCCGATCCCCGACGGGACCTCCGGCGACCACGTCGGCATCCACGACCAGAAGGACGGCCGCAAGTACGTCGGTTTCGCCCCCACCGTCGGCCGGATCGGCGGCACCCGACTGGCCCGGATCGCGAAGCTGGCCGAGGCGGCCGGTTCCCGCCGGATCAGCTTCACCCCGCACCAGAAGCTGCTGGTCCTCGACGTCGATCCGGACAAGGTGGAGGAACTGGTCACCGCGATGGAGGCGGTGGGACTGACCGCCCGGCCCAGCCCGTTCCGCCGCTCGACGATGGCCTGCACCGGCATCGAGTACTGCAAGCTGGCCTTCGTCGAGACCAAGGGACTGGCCGCACGGGTGATCGACGACCTCGAGCAACGCTTCGCCGGGGTCGACATCGACACTCCGATCAGCCTGCACCTCAACGGCTGCCCGAACTCCTGCGCCCGGATCCAGACCGCCGACATCGGCCTGAAGGGCCAACTGCTGGGCGGTTCGGAGTTCGGGTTCCAGGTCCACCTCGGCGGCGGTCTCGCCTCCGGCGACCGGGAGGAGGCCGGGCTGGGGCGTACGGTGCGTGGGCTCAAGGTGGGTGCGGAGGACGTTCCGGGTTACGTTGAGCGCGTGGTTCGACGTTTCCTGGACCAGCGCCTGGCCGGGGAGAGCTTCTCCGCCTGGGTGGCACGCAGTGATGACAAGGAGTTCCTGTGA
- the cysD gene encoding sulfate adenylyltransferase subunit CysD, whose protein sequence is MRDPPVSTDFVTPLDDAPTRPYELSQLDTLESEAIHIFREVTAELERPVLLFSGGKDSVVMLHLAAKAFWPGKVPFPVLHVDTGHNFPEVLDFRDRTVERLGLTLVVATVQDYIDDGRLVERADGTRNPLQTQPLLDAIAAGRFDAVYGGGRRDEEKARAKERIVSLRDEFGQWDPRNQRPELWDLYNARHRPGEHVRVFPLSNWTELEIWRYIERENIELPSLYYAHQRDVFRHDGMWLADSPVSRPREGETVVRKRVRYRTVGDMSCTGAVESDADTVGRVIAEVAATTLTERGATRADDRLSEAAMEDRKKEGYF, encoded by the coding sequence ATGCGGGATCCACCTGTGAGCACCGACTTCGTGACCCCTCTCGACGACGCCCCGACCCGCCCGTACGAGCTGAGCCAGCTCGACACGCTGGAGAGCGAGGCGATCCACATCTTCCGCGAGGTGACCGCGGAACTGGAGCGCCCGGTGCTGCTGTTCAGCGGTGGCAAGGACTCGGTGGTGATGCTGCACCTCGCGGCCAAGGCCTTCTGGCCGGGAAAGGTGCCGTTCCCGGTGCTGCACGTCGACACCGGGCACAACTTCCCCGAGGTGCTCGACTTCCGGGACCGTACGGTCGAGCGGCTCGGGCTGACCCTGGTGGTCGCCACGGTGCAGGACTACATCGACGACGGTCGACTGGTGGAGCGCGCCGACGGGACCCGCAACCCGCTGCAGACCCAGCCGCTGCTCGACGCCATCGCCGCCGGCCGGTTCGACGCGGTCTACGGCGGCGGCCGCCGCGACGAGGAGAAGGCCCGGGCCAAGGAACGCATCGTCAGCCTGCGCGACGAGTTCGGCCAGTGGGACCCCCGTAATCAGCGCCCTGAGCTGTGGGACCTCTACAACGCCCGGCACCGCCCCGGCGAGCACGTCCGGGTGTTCCCGTTGAGCAACTGGACCGAGCTGGAGATCTGGCGCTACATCGAGCGCGAGAACATCGAACTGCCCAGCCTCTACTACGCCCATCAGCGAGATGTCTTCCGCCACGACGGCATGTGGCTGGCCGACTCGCCGGTCTCCCGCCCCCGGGAGGGCGAGACGGTGGTCCGCAAGCGGGTGCGCTACCGCACCGTCGGGGACATGTCGTGCACCGGTGCGGTGGAGTCCGACGCGGACACCGTCGGCCGGGTGATCGCCGAGGTCGCCGCCACCACCCTGACCGAACGGGGCGCCACCCGCGCCGACGACCGCCTCTCCGAGGCGGCCATGGAGGACCGCAAGAAGGAAGGCTACTTCTGA
- a CDS encoding spherulation-specific family 4 protein — translation MHRAAPWYVHPLEAPAAWERLRAGEAGLAFAVVNVADGPGREVDGSYREALTGVGTPVVGYVDVAYGDRTGDAVLADLAAWQERYAVTAVMLDRVPPVASRHWRPKVIDRLRSAGATTVVANPGRPASDELVLRADVTCVAEMAWPTYARHSPGVTAAEPGRVWHLIHSCPPDQQPDAMARAEAGGAGYYWTTAGRLPNPWRILQENW, via the coding sequence ATGCACCGTGCCGCGCCGTGGTATGTGCACCCGCTGGAGGCACCGGCCGCCTGGGAGCGGCTCCGGGCCGGAGAGGCCGGACTCGCGTTCGCCGTCGTCAACGTTGCCGACGGGCCCGGCCGGGAGGTGGACGGCAGCTACCGGGAGGCGCTGACCGGCGTGGGCACGCCAGTGGTCGGCTATGTCGACGTGGCGTACGGCGACCGGACGGGCGACGCCGTCCTGGCCGACCTCGCAGCCTGGCAGGAGCGCTACGCGGTGACCGCGGTGATGCTCGACCGCGTCCCCCCGGTGGCCTCCCGGCACTGGCGCCCGAAGGTCATCGACCGGCTGCGATCGGCGGGCGCCACCACCGTGGTGGCCAATCCCGGGCGCCCGGCCTCCGACGAGTTGGTGCTCCGGGCGGACGTCACCTGTGTGGCCGAAATGGCGTGGCCGACCTACGCCAGGCACAGTCCAGGAGTCACCGCCGCCGAACCCGGGCGGGTGTGGCACCTGATCCATTCCTGTCCTCCCGATCAGCAGCCCGACGCTATGGCGCGGGCCGAGGCGGGTGGGGCAGGCTATTACTGGACCACGGCGGGAAGACTCCCGAACCCGTGGCGGATCCTTCAGGAGAACTGGTGA
- a CDS encoding endo alpha-1,4 polygalactosaminidase — MRAKTWLAILIGVVPLIGGCGLVPYAARGNQPDTVKTAPTVARTVRTTSSAGPWWAPDVGATFLIQYTGKVDFSRPFDVYNLDWERTNASDVTQLRDRGVASVCYLNAGAYEDFRPDKDSFPASVIGNDLDGWPGEKWLDVRQISTLLPIMTARMDVCKSKGFVAIDPDNTDGWTQDTGFPISAADQIAYQRALAAAAHERGLAVGLKNNEDQIDDLAKDVDFAVNEECVAYRECDQYQAFLAGGKAVFNIEYKGSPTSVCPGRPAGMSTVISNRKLSGTITACP, encoded by the coding sequence GTGAGAGCGAAGACCTGGCTCGCGATACTGATCGGTGTCGTGCCGCTGATCGGCGGATGCGGACTCGTGCCATACGCCGCTCGGGGGAACCAACCGGACACGGTGAAGACCGCACCGACCGTCGCCCGCACGGTCCGCACCACGAGCTCCGCGGGACCCTGGTGGGCTCCGGACGTCGGGGCCACCTTCCTGATCCAGTACACCGGGAAAGTGGACTTCTCCCGGCCTTTCGATGTCTACAACCTCGACTGGGAACGCACCAACGCCAGCGACGTCACGCAGCTCAGGGACCGCGGCGTGGCCTCGGTCTGCTACCTCAACGCCGGCGCGTACGAGGACTTCCGCCCGGACAAGGACAGTTTCCCCGCCAGCGTGATCGGGAACGATCTCGACGGGTGGCCCGGGGAGAAATGGCTCGACGTACGACAGATCAGCACCCTGCTGCCGATCATGACGGCGCGGATGGACGTCTGCAAGAGCAAGGGCTTCGTCGCGATCGACCCCGACAACACCGACGGCTGGACCCAGGACACCGGCTTCCCGATCAGCGCGGCCGACCAGATCGCCTACCAGCGGGCCCTGGCGGCCGCGGCGCACGAGCGGGGTCTCGCCGTCGGGCTCAAGAACAACGAGGACCAGATCGACGACCTGGCGAAGGATGTCGACTTCGCCGTGAACGAGGAGTGCGTGGCCTACCGGGAGTGTGACCAATACCAGGCCTTCCTCGCCGGTGGCAAGGCCGTCTTCAACATCGAGTACAAGGGGAGTCCCACCTCGGTGTGCCCGGGCCGGCCGGCCGGCATGTCGACGGTGATCAGCAACCGGAAGCTGAGCGGGACCATCACGGCCTGCCCCTGA
- a CDS encoding NUDIX domain-containing protein: protein MSFPRDRHLVVAAALVDDLARPTRLLAARRHATSQAGGWEFPGGKVEAGEEPLAALHRELAEELSLPITVGPEVRGPMSDGAWPIVEGWRIRVWLAVPARTDVRPGPAHDLLRWLGADELGSVPWLPADDAIVVVLRSLMAPASAHF, encoded by the coding sequence ATGAGCTTCCCCCGCGACCGGCACCTTGTCGTCGCAGCCGCTCTGGTGGACGATCTGGCTCGACCGACCCGACTGCTGGCGGCCCGCCGGCACGCCACTTCCCAGGCCGGCGGGTGGGAATTCCCCGGCGGCAAGGTGGAGGCCGGCGAGGAGCCCCTGGCGGCCCTGCACCGCGAACTGGCGGAGGAGTTGTCCCTGCCGATCACCGTCGGTCCCGAGGTCCGCGGCCCGATGTCCGACGGCGCCTGGCCGATCGTCGAGGGCTGGCGGATCAGGGTCTGGCTCGCGGTGCCCGCCCGGACCGACGTACGTCCCGGCCCCGCCCACGACCTGCTGCGCTGGCTCGGTGCTGACGAGCTGGGCAGTGTCCCGTGGCTTCCGGCCGACGACGCGATCGTGGTGGTGCTCCGCTCCCTGATGGCGCCGGCGTCCGCCCACTTCTGA
- a CDS encoding sirohydrochlorin chelatase yields MTPRALDPADGGPVAGEGDPEPAGRMRGPFETPDRPGAPGLPTSRDGTGGDSTVVLAAHGSRDPDAAPVVQAIARSVGDRLSARVEVGWLSTGEPTFTDIATGVAADVVVPLLLGTGYHVLVDIPRGLAGRDAVRPTTGPAHSAGAGTVGADRPAPVVTPHLGPAGEVVRALADRVRAVDPEPVAVVLAAAGTSHPVGRSETRQAGDLLSQSLGVPVRVAYAAGAGPDIAEAVLALRESGARRVTVVPYLLAPGFFADRIRAAAGRAGAAVAEVLADHPQIAALVVRRVMEASAAVPPVPASRAA; encoded by the coding sequence ATGACGCCCCGCGCACTCGACCCGGCGGACGGGGGGCCGGTCGCCGGCGAGGGTGATCCGGAACCCGCCGGGCGAATGCGCGGACCGTTCGAGACACCGGACCGTCCCGGAGCGCCGGGGCTCCCGACGTCACGGGACGGGACCGGTGGCGACAGTACGGTCGTCCTGGCCGCCCATGGCAGCCGGGATCCCGACGCCGCGCCGGTGGTGCAGGCGATCGCCCGGTCAGTCGGTGACCGGCTGTCGGCCCGGGTGGAGGTGGGCTGGCTGTCGACCGGCGAGCCCACCTTCACCGACATCGCCACCGGTGTCGCCGCCGATGTCGTCGTGCCGTTGCTGCTCGGGACCGGCTACCACGTGCTGGTGGACATCCCCCGCGGTCTGGCCGGGAGGGACGCGGTGCGCCCGACCACCGGACCGGCGCACTCCGCGGGCGCCGGGACCGTCGGTGCCGACCGCCCCGCCCCGGTGGTGACGCCGCACCTGGGGCCGGCCGGGGAGGTCGTCCGGGCGCTGGCCGACCGGGTCCGGGCGGTCGACCCGGAGCCCGTCGCGGTGGTCCTCGCGGCCGCCGGGACGTCCCATCCGGTGGGGCGCAGCGAGACCCGCCAGGCCGGCGACCTGCTGAGCCAGTCCCTCGGCGTCCCGGTCCGGGTGGCGTACGCCGCCGGTGCCGGCCCCGACATCGCCGAAGCGGTGCTGGCCCTTCGCGAGTCGGGCGCACGCCGGGTGACCGTGGTGCCCTATCTGCTCGCCCCGGGCTTCTTCGCCGACCGGATCCGTGCCGCGGCCGGGCGGGCGGGCGCGGCCGTGGCCGAGGTGCTGGCCGACCACCCGCAGATCGCCGCCCTCGTCGTCCGGAGGGTGATGGAGGCGTCCGCGGCGGTTCCGCCGGTGCCGGCGAGCCGGGCCGCGTAG
- a CDS encoding sulfate adenylyltransferase subunit 1, with translation MSTLLRLATAGSVDDGKSTLVGRLLHDTKSILADQMDAVERVSRERGLTGADLALLTDGLRAEREQGITIDVAYRYFATPRRSFILADCPGHVQYTRNTVTGSSTADVIVLLVDIRHGVLEQTRRHLAVASLLRVPHVVVAVNKIDLVDYDEATFRAVEIDIRHVANGLGLTDVTVIPVSALVGDNIADRSSITTWYHGPALLEVLEELPSGDDPRTQPLRFPVQYVIRPQSGALDEQHREYRGYAGRIAGGVVRPGDEVVVLPSGRHTRVVGIDLADRELDEAFAPQSVTLRLSDDIDIARGDLIAAAEDRPAPTRDLDALVCWLAERPLVEGARVLVKNGARTVQAIVRTIDAKLDLDTLVGRAAERLELNDIGRVRLHLAADLPTEPYARARHTGAFLLVDPQQAGTLAAGMVVSTDPDGGDDTDWVI, from the coding sequence ATGAGCACGCTGCTTCGCCTGGCCACCGCCGGCTCGGTGGACGACGGCAAGTCGACCCTGGTAGGCCGGTTGCTGCACGACACCAAGTCGATCCTGGCCGACCAGATGGACGCGGTGGAGCGGGTCAGCCGGGAACGCGGCCTCACCGGGGCGGACCTCGCGCTGCTCACCGACGGCCTGCGCGCCGAACGGGAGCAGGGCATCACCATCGACGTGGCCTACCGCTACTTCGCCACCCCGCGCCGCTCGTTCATCCTGGCCGACTGCCCCGGTCACGTGCAGTACACCCGCAACACGGTGACCGGCTCCAGCACCGCCGACGTCATCGTGCTGCTGGTCGACATCCGCCACGGGGTGCTCGAGCAGACCCGTCGCCACCTCGCGGTCGCCTCGCTGCTCCGCGTCCCGCACGTCGTCGTCGCGGTGAACAAGATCGACCTGGTCGACTACGACGAGGCGACCTTCCGCGCCGTCGAGATCGACATCCGTCACGTCGCCAACGGCCTGGGCCTCACCGACGTCACCGTCATCCCGGTGTCGGCCCTGGTCGGCGACAACATCGCGGACCGGTCCTCGATCACCACCTGGTATCACGGGCCGGCCCTGCTGGAGGTGCTGGAGGAGCTGCCGTCCGGTGACGATCCACGCACCCAACCGCTGCGCTTCCCGGTGCAGTACGTCATCCGCCCGCAGTCCGGCGCGCTCGACGAGCAGCACCGCGAGTACCGCGGCTACGCCGGCCGGATCGCCGGCGGGGTTGTCCGCCCCGGCGACGAGGTCGTCGTGCTGCCGTCGGGACGGCACACCCGGGTGGTCGGCATCGACCTGGCCGACCGGGAGCTCGACGAGGCGTTCGCCCCGCAGTCGGTGACGCTGCGGCTCTCCGACGACATCGACATCGCCCGCGGTGACCTGATCGCCGCGGCGGAGGACCGGCCGGCGCCGACCCGCGATCTCGACGCGCTGGTCTGCTGGCTGGCCGAGCGGCCGCTGGTGGAGGGGGCCCGGGTGCTGGTGAAGAACGGCGCCCGTACGGTCCAGGCGATCGTCCGGACGATCGATGCCAAGCTGGACCTCGACACCCTGGTCGGCCGGGCCGCTGAGCGACTGGAGCTCAACGACATCGGCCGGGTGCGGCTGCACCTGGCCGCCGACCTGCCGACCGAGCCGTACGCCCGGGCCCGGCACACCGGAGCGTTCCTGCTGGTCGACCCGCAGCAGGCCGGCACGCTCGCCGCGGGCATGGTGGTCAGCACCGACCCGGACGGCGGCGACGACACCGACTGGGTGATCTGA
- a CDS encoding sucrase ferredoxin translates to MTQPAAHHPTHHPDGSADRCSVRSLGAAEQAVGTAAEATCWVVLEQDGPWGARAATESRLDPGLGARLDTAVSGVGGRFALMREPGAHPDRHIAARPVIVSGGTLDDPWLVRGTVATPDRLLDLPVDALADPTPTRLLAALPELDPADRPVLLVCTNGKRDQCCALGGRPLAEAAHRAAPGQVVETTHLGGHRFAPTATVLPYGLSYGRLDEDTVVTALRAAEAGRIPTELADTGHYRGRSGLRRPQQAAELAYRLATGDLTVPGPPVEPAHPAGEDRWTVAVGTGRARLVVEVTRLVTDRLRPESCGKAAAPVPEWHTRVLGRR, encoded by the coding sequence ATGACCCAGCCAGCCGCACACCACCCCACGCACCACCCGGACGGATCCGCCGACCGGTGCTCGGTCCGCTCCCTCGGCGCGGCGGAGCAGGCGGTGGGGACCGCCGCCGAGGCCACCTGTTGGGTGGTCCTCGAGCAGGACGGGCCCTGGGGTGCCCGGGCGGCCACCGAGTCCCGCCTCGATCCCGGGCTGGGCGCCCGGCTGGACACAGCGGTCTCCGGCGTCGGTGGCCGGTTCGCCCTGATGCGGGAGCCGGGTGCCCATCCGGACCGGCACATCGCCGCCCGTCCGGTGATCGTCAGCGGCGGGACCCTCGACGACCCCTGGCTGGTCCGTGGCACCGTCGCCACCCCCGACCGACTGCTCGACCTGCCGGTCGACGCCCTGGCCGACCCGACGCCCACCCGGCTGCTGGCGGCCCTGCCGGAACTCGACCCCGCCGACCGACCGGTCCTGTTGGTCTGCACCAACGGCAAGCGCGACCAGTGCTGCGCGCTCGGCGGCCGGCCGCTGGCGGAGGCGGCCCACCGCGCCGCCCCCGGTCAGGTCGTCGAGACCACCCACCTCGGCGGGCACCGATTCGCCCCCACCGCCACCGTGCTGCCGTACGGCCTCTCGTACGGCCGCCTCGACGAGGACACCGTGGTCACGGCCCTACGCGCGGCCGAGGCCGGCCGGATCCCGACCGAGCTTGCCGACACGGGGCACTACCGGGGCCGCAGCGGCCTGCGGCGGCCGCAGCAGGCCGCGGAACTGGCCTACCGGCTCGCCACCGGAGACCTGACCGTGCCCGGACCGCCGGTGGAGCCCGCCCACCCCGCCGGCGAGGACCGCTGGACGGTGGCGGTCGGCACCGGCCGGGCCCGGCTGGTCGTGGAGGTCACCCGGCTGGTGACCGACCGACTCCGTCCCGAGTCGTGCGGCAAGGCGGCCGCGCCGGTCCCGGAGTGGCACACCCGGGTGCTCGGCAGGAGGTGA